A DNA window from Altererythrobacter sp. B11 contains the following coding sequences:
- a CDS encoding DUF2141 domain-containing protein, whose amino-acid sequence MSTTKHWKQEFALAGRASVLAAAGLAALAAPVPAMAQYTQTISNDLSRCQAGKPSAVMVTVDNISSSTGKVRVQLYRATKEDWLSKGRWLRRIEVPARAGTMTFCLPTPGPGSYGVAVRHDVNGNNQTDITTDGGAMSNNPSLNIFNLGKPHFKKTAFDVGSSVTSIRIQMRYL is encoded by the coding sequence ATGTCCACAACGAAGCACTGGAAACAGGAATTCGCTCTTGCGGGCCGCGCGAGCGTGCTGGCCGCCGCGGGTCTCGCCGCCCTTGCCGCGCCGGTCCCCGCCATGGCGCAGTACACGCAGACGATCAGCAACGATCTGAGCCGCTGCCAAGCCGGCAAGCCATCTGCGGTTATGGTGACGGTGGACAATATCAGCAGCTCCACCGGCAAGGTACGCGTGCAGCTCTACCGTGCAACGAAGGAAGACTGGCTGTCCAAGGGCCGCTGGCTGCGCCGCATCGAGGTGCCCGCGCGGGCCGGTACGATGACCTTCTGCCTGCCCACGCCCGGCCCCGGTTCCTATGGCGTGGCCGTGCGGCACGACGTCAATGGCAACAACCAGACCGACATCACTACCGACGGCGGGGCGATGTCGAACAATCCGAGCCTCAATATCTTCAACCTCGGCAAGCCGCACTTCAAGAAGACCGCCTTCGACGTCGGTTCCTCAGTCACCTCGATCCGTATCCAGATGCGCTATCTGTGA
- a CDS encoding diacylglycerol kinase family protein gives MHGTVHLFDSLPEVERAPEAALRRAAAPVRAVPLVGVIRNRRSHRNAEALPEFSGRATLMVELPAKRGELPAILARFAEKRIDYLVVDGGDGTVRDVLTCGSGVFGESWPPLIVLPNGKTNALATDLGLGAEWNLTTALASAEEGKFLQRRPLVIARRDNPDARVQGFVFGAGVFTASVSLGQDAHRHGAFNSMAVLVTTLWTFMQALFGRAGNVWRRGTPIRLYAEDGQEFPHSGIGRRDERYFLFASTLERFSAGLWPFSDVRTPLRMAVLDNSRMGLLLRLPLILNGRRASAKMRRLGYHAFGFERCGLDIADNFILDGEAFPAGQYTLSLGPKLRFVIP, from the coding sequence ATGCACGGGACCGTCCATCTTTTTGACAGCCTGCCGGAGGTGGAGCGCGCACCGGAGGCGGCGCTGCGGCGGGCCGCTGCGCCTGTTCGCGCGGTGCCGCTGGTGGGCGTGATCCGCAATCGCCGCAGCCATCGCAACGCGGAAGCCTTGCCGGAATTCTCCGGCCGGGCGACCCTGATGGTCGAACTGCCGGCGAAGCGCGGCGAATTGCCTGCGATTCTGGCGCGCTTTGCGGAAAAGCGGATCGACTATCTGGTCGTGGATGGCGGCGACGGCACCGTTCGCGATGTGCTGACTTGCGGGTCAGGGGTGTTCGGCGAAAGCTGGCCGCCACTGATCGTGCTTCCCAACGGCAAGACCAATGCGCTGGCCACCGATCTCGGGCTGGGTGCGGAGTGGAATCTTACCACGGCCCTTGCTTCGGCGGAGGAAGGGAAGTTCCTGCAACGCCGGCCGCTGGTGATCGCGCGGCGCGACAATCCGGATGCGCGGGTGCAGGGCTTCGTGTTTGGCGCCGGCGTGTTTACCGCCTCCGTGAGCCTGGGCCAGGATGCCCATCGCCATGGTGCCTTCAATTCCATGGCCGTGCTCGTCACCACCTTGTGGACCTTCATGCAGGCGTTGTTCGGCCGGGCCGGCAACGTCTGGCGGCGCGGCACGCCGATAAGGCTTTATGCGGAAGATGGGCAGGAATTCCCTCATTCAGGGATCGGCCGCCGAGACGAGCGCTATTTCCTGTTCGCCTCCACGCTGGAGCGGTTTTCTGCCGGCCTATGGCCCTTCTCCGATGTGAGGACCCCGTTGCGGATGGCCGTGCTCGATAACTCGCGCATGGGGCTGCTGCTGCGCCTGCCGCTGATCCTGAACGGCCGGCGCGCGAGCGCGAAGATGCGCCGGTTAGGCTATCATGCCTTCGGCTTCGAGCGCTGCGGCCTGGACATCGCGGACAATTTCATCCTGGATGGCGAAGCCTTTCCTGCCGGGCAATACACCCTGTCGCTCGGGCCGAAGCTGCGCTTCGTCATTCCGTGA
- a CDS encoding M20 metallopeptidase family protein translates to MLTEELLHQASTIAPRISALRRAIHAEPELGLDTPLTLGKVRAELADLPLVWREGRTTTGAVAILVGNGPGPAVLLRGDMDALPMEEATGLYFASSIPGRMHACGHDTHTAMLAGAARILADRRGEFAGEVRFMFQPGEEGYHGARFMLEDGLLDPLPDAAFALHVMPDQQHGLLASRTGALLAAADQFRITITGRGGHASMPHHTRDPIPVACELVSALQTLVTRRFDAAEATVVTVARIEAGTAHNVIADRALLQGTIRTLSPERREAVRAAMIHLAEGLAAAHECHAEVEIIEGFPPTINDPRAVDLAERVALSLPAGSFHRLANPIMGAEDFSYVLEKVPGAMAFLGVAPEGADLRDCPSIHSTRMMVDEAALPRGAAFLAGCALRFLEKGWA, encoded by the coding sequence ATGCTCACCGAAGAACTGCTGCACCAGGCCAGCACCATCGCGCCGCGCATCAGCGCTTTGCGGCGCGCGATCCATGCAGAGCCAGAACTCGGGCTGGACACGCCCTTGACCCTCGGGAAAGTACGGGCCGAACTGGCCGATCTCCCGCTTGTCTGGCGCGAAGGGAGAACAACGACCGGTGCCGTGGCCATTTTGGTCGGGAACGGACCCGGCCCTGCCGTGCTGTTGCGCGGCGACATGGATGCGCTGCCCATGGAAGAGGCGACCGGGCTCTATTTCGCCTCCTCCATTCCCGGGCGAATGCATGCCTGCGGGCACGATACGCACACGGCCATGCTGGCTGGGGCAGCACGTATCCTGGCCGACCGGCGCGGGGAATTTGCCGGCGAAGTGCGTTTCATGTTCCAGCCGGGGGAAGAGGGGTATCACGGCGCCCGCTTCATGCTGGAGGACGGACTGCTCGATCCTTTGCCCGACGCCGCCTTTGCGCTGCATGTCATGCCGGATCAGCAGCATGGCCTGCTGGCAAGCCGAACGGGCGCGCTACTGGCCGCGGCGGACCAGTTCCGCATCACCATTACCGGCCGGGGCGGCCATGCCTCCATGCCGCACCACACGCGCGACCCGATCCCCGTTGCCTGCGAGCTGGTCAGCGCGCTCCAGACGCTGGTCACCCGTCGTTTCGACGCAGCGGAGGCTACGGTGGTGACAGTGGCACGGATCGAGGCCGGCACGGCGCACAATGTCATCGCCGATCGCGCGCTGCTGCAGGGCACGATCCGCACGCTGTCGCCCGAGCGGCGAGAGGCTGTGCGTGCGGCGATGATCCACCTGGCCGAAGGGCTCGCCGCAGCCCATGAATGCCACGCAGAGGTAGAGATCATTGAGGGCTTCCCGCCGACGATCAACGATCCCCGAGCCGTCGATCTTGCCGAAAGGGTTGCTCTCTCGCTGCCCGCTGGCTCGTTTCATCGGCTGGCCAATCCCATCATGGGCGCGGAGGATTTCTCCTATGTGCTGGAGAAAGTGCCGGGCGCAATGGCGTTCCTGGGGGTCGCGCCGGAGGGGGCGGACCTGCGCGACTGCCCCTCGATCCACTCCACCCGCATGATGGTGGACGAAGCCGCCCTGCCACGCGGCGCAGCCTTCCTCGCGGGCTGCGCGCTGCGCTTTCTGGAGAAGGGCTGGGCCTGA
- a CDS encoding AAA family ATPase — MATQLAAHEARQGHGKLAQELRELVDAAKGKSATVARRGAGPVPMAQPKGELAGLLEARYSDVRLSSMVLKPELEERLARVLREQRQQERLRARGLAPRRKLLLVGPPGAGKTMTAAALAGELKLPLFTVLYDGLIGKLMGETATRLRLVFDAVAMQRGVYFFDEFDAIGAQRAGPNDVGEIRRVLNSFLQFLENDDGPSLIVAATNHPELLDKALYRRFDDVISYDLPDPSVVQGILEARLATFDLKPIEWGPVLESAAHLSQAEVARAADEAAKVAVLDGHDGVTTATLLTALTERRAAIL; from the coding sequence GTGGCGACGCAGCTTGCCGCGCATGAGGCGAGGCAAGGGCATGGGAAGCTCGCTCAGGAGCTGCGCGAACTGGTCGACGCCGCCAAGGGTAAAAGCGCGACGGTGGCGCGGCGCGGGGCCGGCCCCGTGCCAATGGCGCAGCCGAAGGGTGAACTCGCCGGGCTTCTGGAAGCCCGCTATTCCGATGTCCGGTTGTCGAGCATGGTGCTCAAGCCGGAACTTGAGGAGCGGCTTGCGCGCGTGCTTCGGGAACAGCGCCAGCAGGAGCGGCTTCGCGCGCGGGGGCTCGCGCCGCGCCGCAAGCTCCTGCTCGTCGGCCCTCCTGGCGCAGGCAAGACAATGACCGCCGCCGCCCTGGCCGGCGAGTTGAAGCTGCCCCTTTTCACGGTCCTTTACGACGGCCTGATCGGCAAGCTCATGGGCGAGACCGCCACACGGCTGAGACTTGTCTTCGACGCCGTTGCCATGCAGCGCGGTGTCTACTTCTTCGACGAGTTTGACGCGATCGGTGCGCAACGGGCCGGGCCGAACGACGTCGGGGAAATTCGCCGGGTGCTCAATTCCTTCCTCCAGTTTCTGGAGAATGACGATGGCCCGAGCCTCATCGTCGCCGCGACCAATCACCCCGAATTGCTCGACAAGGCGCTTTATCGCCGGTTCGACGATGTCATCAGTTACGATCTTCCCGATCCCTCGGTTGTGCAGGGCATCCTCGAAGCCCGGCTCGCGACCTTCGATCTCAAGCCGATCGAATGGGGGCCTGTTCTCGAATCCGCTGCCCATCTCTCCCAGGCCGAAGTCGCCAGAGCTGCCGACGAGGCGGCAAAAGTCGCGGTGCTGGATGGCCACGACGGCGTGACGACCGCGACGCTGCTGACCGCTCTGACGGAGCGGCGCGCGGCCATCCTCTAA
- a CDS encoding S8 family peptidase, whose translation MAVPPRDRPHFHVEGGGQSEAYTSPRLVISGLPPARARAAHAARLEQAIGTALAAGRQRLADREDGVAEGQPGFYLEFDIPIAERAAVEALENKPKAIELVAVRPTAEGDEMVSATVFVPEAAADFFVKKIEAYRDEETRTGKPKNEALIARIDDIRVAVARSLFTDEAQHFPADGRQVWWEVWLRDGGLAIFQSVAAKLDVAIKDHVISFPERDVALALADEATMDRLIRNSDVVAELRLAKDTPSLFLEMRTVDQAAWANDLADRIAPPSPLAPAVCILDSGATQAHPLLAPGLDPADQHSYDGDWGVGDSAFWNGHGTSMAGVALYGDLEAALSHGEPVALGHRLETVKILPPTGQNEPRLYGAITATGIARAEDHAPRRRRVFCMAVTSDVGLGRGRPSSWSSSIDQLCYGGGDRRRLMVLAAGNLRGDINPADYPDRNDLEEVESPGQAWNPLVVGASTDKIMITHPDYDGWTPVAPAGDLSPASRTSAIWDRQWPIRPDVVFEGGNFAHDGANPASAIDDLQLLTTHYRPAMRLFEAFGDTSGAAALGANLAAGIIAARPTLWPETVRALIVHSAEWTPAMRQRFDAAGSQSQKLAMLRRYGWGVPDLGRALMSASNDATLMVEDSLLPFRKDGSAIKTRDMNLHRLPWPRAELAALGDLDVELRITLSYFVEPNPGERGWTRRHRYASHNLRFAVKRSLEGLEAFRQRINKAAQDEEAGAVGAVAGGDSWVLGTIRDRGSIHSDIWRGSAAALAERDAIGVFPVSGWWKEKPGLQRWDRSARYALCVSIRAPETDIDLYTAVANQIAVPIPAA comes from the coding sequence ATGGCTGTACCTCCCCGCGACCGCCCCCATTTCCACGTCGAAGGCGGCGGCCAAAGCGAGGCTTACACGTCACCGCGCCTGGTCATAAGCGGCCTCCCTCCCGCGCGGGCGCGAGCCGCGCACGCCGCACGATTGGAACAGGCGATCGGAACGGCGCTGGCCGCCGGCCGCCAACGGCTCGCCGATCGGGAAGATGGCGTAGCCGAGGGCCAGCCAGGCTTTTATCTAGAGTTCGATATTCCTATCGCCGAGCGCGCCGCTGTCGAAGCCCTGGAGAACAAGCCGAAGGCTATCGAACTGGTAGCCGTGCGGCCCACTGCGGAGGGCGACGAAATGGTCTCGGCCACTGTGTTTGTCCCGGAAGCCGCTGCCGATTTCTTCGTCAAGAAGATCGAAGCCTATCGCGACGAGGAGACGCGCACCGGCAAGCCCAAGAACGAGGCCCTGATCGCTCGGATCGACGATATCAGGGTCGCGGTCGCTCGCTCGCTATTCACCGATGAAGCGCAGCACTTTCCCGCCGACGGCCGTCAGGTGTGGTGGGAAGTCTGGCTTCGGGATGGCGGTCTCGCAATCTTCCAGTCTGTCGCTGCCAAGCTCGATGTCGCGATCAAGGATCACGTCATCAGCTTTCCCGAGCGCGATGTCGCGCTGGCGCTCGCCGATGAAGCGACGATGGATCGGCTGATACGCAATTCCGATGTCGTCGCTGAACTGCGCCTCGCCAAGGACACGCCGTCGCTCTTTCTCGAAATGCGCACGGTCGATCAGGCCGCTTGGGCGAACGACTTGGCTGATCGGATCGCACCGCCGTCCCCCTTGGCACCGGCGGTCTGCATACTGGACAGCGGAGCGACCCAGGCCCACCCCCTGCTCGCGCCTGGCCTCGATCCTGCCGATCAGCATAGCTACGACGGTGACTGGGGTGTCGGCGACAGCGCCTTCTGGAATGGTCACGGCACCTCGATGGCTGGTGTCGCGCTTTATGGCGATCTCGAAGCGGCGCTTTCCCACGGCGAGCCGGTCGCGCTTGGTCATCGCCTCGAAACGGTGAAGATCCTGCCGCCAACCGGGCAGAACGAGCCGCGACTTTACGGGGCGATCACGGCAACCGGCATCGCCCGCGCCGAAGACCATGCTCCCCGTCGCCGGCGCGTGTTCTGCATGGCCGTGACCAGCGACGTCGGCCTGGGCCGAGGCCGGCCGTCCTCGTGGTCCTCGTCAATCGATCAACTCTGCTATGGCGGCGGTGACAGGCGACGCCTCATGGTCCTGGCGGCGGGCAATCTCCGCGGGGACATCAATCCGGCCGACTATCCTGACCGCAACGACCTCGAAGAGGTCGAAAGCCCGGGGCAGGCGTGGAATCCGCTCGTCGTTGGGGCCAGCACCGACAAGATCATGATCACCCATCCCGACTATGACGGATGGACGCCCGTCGCCCCGGCCGGCGACCTCTCACCGGCAAGCCGAACGTCCGCAATCTGGGATCGGCAATGGCCGATCCGTCCGGATGTCGTGTTCGAGGGCGGTAACTTCGCGCATGACGGCGCCAACCCGGCCTCGGCGATCGACGACCTCCAACTCCTCACGACCCACTATCGTCCCGCCATGCGCCTGTTTGAAGCGTTCGGCGACACCAGCGGCGCTGCCGCGCTCGGCGCGAATCTTGCCGCCGGCATTATCGCAGCGCGTCCGACACTCTGGCCGGAAACGGTACGCGCGCTCATTGTCCATTCCGCCGAATGGACGCCGGCGATGCGCCAGCGCTTCGACGCGGCCGGCTCGCAAAGTCAGAAGCTGGCCATGCTGCGCCGCTACGGTTGGGGCGTGCCTGACCTTGGCCGGGCGCTGATGAGCGCGTCCAACGACGCGACTTTGATGGTCGAGGACTCCCTGTTGCCGTTCCGCAAGGATGGCTCGGCGATCAAGACGCGCGACATGAATCTGCATCGACTGCCCTGGCCGCGCGCCGAACTGGCCGCGCTTGGCGATCTCGATGTGGAACTGCGGATCACCCTGTCCTATTTCGTCGAGCCCAATCCCGGAGAACGGGGCTGGACGCGGCGCCACCGCTACGCTTCACACAATCTCCGCTTTGCGGTGAAGCGGTCGCTCGAAGGTTTGGAAGCGTTCCGGCAGCGGATCAACAAGGCGGCTCAGGACGAAGAGGCTGGCGCTGTCGGCGCTGTCGCAGGCGGCGACTCCTGGGTTCTGGGGACGATCCGTGACCGCGGTTCGATCCATAGCGACATTTGGCGTGGGAGCGCGGCAGCCCTCGCCGAGCGCGACGCGATCGGCGTCTTTCCCGTCAGCGGATGGTGGAAGGAGAAGCCTGGTCTCCAGCGCTGGGATCGTTCCGCCCGCTATGCATTGTGTGTGTCGATCCGCGCGCCCGAGACCGACATCGACCTTTATACCGCCGTCGCCAATCAGATCGCGGTTCCGATCCCGGCAGCTTAG
- a CDS encoding DUF6602 domain-containing protein — protein MQAYLPERYRAAGAHVVDSKGAFSHQIDIVIFDRQYSPFIFNFKGQFIVPAESVYAVFETKQAINAQHVAYAADKVASVRALHRTSLPIPYAGGVYDPRPLPDIIGGLLTFESVWNPPLGQPLTDALAALDGQHRLDIGCVAAHGVFGCDTDGCSQAEVGVRAATRFLLNLIARLQASATVPMIDVGAYAAWLD, from the coding sequence TTGCAGGCCTATTTGCCGGAACGGTATCGCGCTGCCGGCGCCCATGTCGTCGACAGCAAGGGCGCCTTCAGCCACCAGATCGATATCGTCATTTTCGATCGGCAATATTCGCCCTTTATCTTCAATTTCAAAGGCCAGTTCATCGTACCGGCAGAGAGCGTCTATGCCGTGTTCGAGACCAAGCAGGCGATCAATGCCCAGCACGTCGCTTATGCAGCGGACAAGGTGGCCAGTGTTCGCGCGCTCCATCGGACGAGCCTGCCGATACCCTACGCCGGCGGTGTCTACGATCCGCGACCGCTGCCGGACATTATCGGCGGATTGCTTACGTTCGAAAGCGTATGGAATCCGCCGCTGGGCCAACCGCTGACCGATGCGCTCGCAGCCCTCGATGGGCAGCACCGCCTCGATATTGGATGCGTCGCGGCGCATGGGGTGTTCGGCTGTGACACGGACGGCTGCTCGCAAGCGGAGGTCGGCGTGCGAGCGGCGACGCGCTTCCTGCTCAACCTTATCGCTCGCCTCCAGGCGAGCGCGACGGTTCCGATGATCGATGTGGGTGCCTATGCCGCGTGGCTCGACTGA
- a CDS encoding IS1380 family transposase — MNDDIASPFRFPAVHRKKVAAAFDGGRLTSDGGVLLLAQAERAMGICRRLAGCIADRRSPARVIHRLDDILRARVFAIACGYEDADDLDALRDDPGFRLALGKLPGSGAGLASQPTMSRWENAPTTRELARMMAEMIGIYCASYPVPPKAVTLDIDDTCDVVHGYQQLSFWNGHHGERCFLPVHVYDTATGRPVAMLLRTGKTPSGAEAAGHIRRLVRHIRRHWPNTHITIRGDGHYGRPEVMAFCEAHGIDYVLGLPTNAALRTDPVIVAVADACAVRRAQRQCPVLRNYAETRYGAKTWQCQRRVVARIEASTLGMDIRYVVTSLATGSAEHIYDTLYCARGQAENLIKRHKSQLASDRTSCRSANANQMRLILHTASYWLMWRIQQEIPKAAALAAAEFATLRIRLLKVAARVIENASRIRLRLASACPDASVFRAIAIGLRPAPT; from the coding sequence ATGAACGATGATATCGCAAGCCCATTCCGATTCCCAGCGGTGCATCGCAAGAAAGTCGCCGCAGCCTTCGACGGTGGCCGCCTCACTTCGGATGGCGGGGTTTTGCTGCTGGCACAGGCCGAACGCGCGATGGGGATTTGCCGGCGGCTTGCGGGCTGCATTGCCGACCGGCGCTCTCCTGCGCGGGTGATCCATCGCCTCGACGACATCCTGCGCGCCCGCGTGTTCGCGATCGCGTGCGGCTACGAGGATGCCGATGACCTTGACGCCCTGCGTGACGATCCAGGCTTCCGCCTGGCGCTGGGCAAGTTGCCGGGATCGGGCGCGGGTCTCGCCAGCCAACCGACGATGAGCCGCTGGGAGAATGCGCCGACCACACGCGAGTTGGCCAGGATGATGGCCGAGATGATCGGCATATACTGCGCCAGCTATCCCGTGCCGCCCAAGGCGGTGACGCTCGATATCGACGACACCTGCGATGTCGTCCACGGCTATCAGCAACTCTCGTTCTGGAATGGCCACCATGGCGAGCGCTGCTTCCTCCCGGTCCACGTCTATGACACCGCTACTGGCCGCCCGGTCGCCATGCTGCTGCGCACCGGCAAGACACCGTCGGGTGCCGAAGCGGCGGGTCACATCCGACGCCTCGTGCGCCACATCCGCCGGCACTGGCCCAATACCCACATCACCATCCGCGGCGACGGGCACTATGGCCGGCCCGAGGTCATGGCCTTCTGCGAGGCCCACGGCATCGACTACGTGCTCGGCCTGCCAACCAACGCCGCGCTGCGCACCGATCCGGTCATTGTCGCGGTCGCCGATGCCTGCGCGGTCAGGCGGGCTCAGCGCCAATGCCCGGTCCTGCGTAACTATGCCGAGACCCGCTACGGCGCAAAGACCTGGCAGTGCCAGCGCCGCGTCGTCGCCCGGATCGAGGCCAGCACGCTGGGCATGGACATCCGCTATGTCGTCACCTCGTTGGCAACAGGATCGGCCGAGCACATCTACGACACGCTCTACTGCGCGCGTGGTCAGGCCGAGAACCTGATCAAGCGCCACAAGTCCCAGCTCGCCAGCGACCGAACCTCGTGCCGCTCGGCCAATGCCAACCAGATGCGCCTCATCCTGCACACCGCCTCCTACTGGCTGATGTGGCGTATCCAGCAGGAAATCCCCAAAGCAGCGGCACTGGCTGCAGCCGAGTTCGCAACCCTGCGCATCCGGCTGCTCAAGGTCGCTGCCCGCGTCATCGAGAACGCCTCGCGCATCCGCTTGCGGCTAGCGTCAGCCTGCCCCGATGCCAGCGTGTTCAGAGCCATCGCCATCGGTCTCCGGCCTGCACCAACATAG
- a CDS encoding nucleotidyltransferase domain-containing protein, translated as MSTAYLNAILAREAVDTSAFSPVRQVQTIIAPVLQRWANRFLLSISPSGSFAKGTANRSGTDIDLFISLHEDTPETLKDICGSLFNAIAGAGYAPKRQNVSINATIGGFDVDLVPGKRQTAWTTDHSLYRRKADTWTKTNVTTHINTVVMAGHQRESRLLKLWRNQKRLEFPSFYLELTVIAALHGRQSQDLAQNVVKVLEYLRDRFAAARVVDPANGNNVISDDLTDTEKQAVRRLAEAALSGNWSGFVQ; from the coding sequence ATGAGCACAGCCTACTTAAACGCGATTCTGGCTCGGGAGGCTGTCGATACCAGCGCATTCTCCCCTGTTCGGCAGGTCCAAACAATTATCGCGCCCGTGCTTCAACGATGGGCAAACCGTTTCTTGCTGTCGATCTCTCCAAGCGGTTCTTTTGCCAAGGGCACGGCCAATCGAAGCGGCACCGACATCGACCTTTTCATTTCTCTGCACGAAGACACGCCCGAAACCTTGAAGGATATTTGCGGCTCGCTCTTCAACGCCATTGCGGGTGCCGGCTATGCGCCAAAACGGCAGAATGTGTCGATCAACGCGACGATCGGCGGCTTCGATGTCGATCTCGTCCCTGGCAAACGGCAGACCGCCTGGACGACAGATCACAGCCTTTACCGTCGCAAAGCCGATACCTGGACGAAGACAAATGTGACGACACATATCAACACCGTCGTCATGGCCGGCCATCAGCGCGAGTCGCGGCTCCTGAAGCTATGGCGCAACCAGAAGCGGCTCGAATTCCCGTCCTTCTACCTGGAGCTGACAGTGATCGCCGCCTTGCACGGTAGGCAATCGCAGGATCTGGCGCAGAATGTTGTGAAGGTGCTGGAGTATCTCCGAGACAGGTTCGCCGCAGCACGGGTGGTCGATCCCGCCAATGGCAACAACGTCATATCGGACGATCTCACCGACACGGAGAAGCAAGCGGTGCGGCGATTGGCGGAAGCTGCGCTGAGCGGCAATTGGAGCGGTTTCGTCCAATGA
- a CDS encoding IS3 family transposase (programmed frameshift), translating into MSKTTNKFAPEVRERAVRMVIDHERDYPSRWAAVVSIAEKIGCVPQTLHEWVKKAEVDSGKRAGVPTEVADKMKALEREVRELRQANEILRKASAYFCPGGARPPVQAMIAFIDDYRDAYGVEPICRVLPIAPSTYHERIAQRQDPTRLSARAQRDVALKPEVARVFAENFAVYGVRKVWRQMMREGFPVARCTVARLMREMGLAGVIRGKPVRTTISDKAAPCPLDHVNRRFYAPAPNMLWVSDFTYVATWAGFVYVAFVIDTYARRIVGWRASRTAHASFVLDALEQALHDRRPAHRGGLIHHSDRGSQYVSIKYTERLAEAGIEPSVGSVGDSYDNALAETINGLYKAEVIHRRGPWRSFEAVEYATLEWVDWFNHRRLLEPIGNIPPAEAEEQYYAAAANIDMAA; encoded by the exons ATGAGCAAGACAACGAACAAGTTTGCGCCGGAAGTCCGCGAGCGCGCGGTGCGTATGGTGATCGATCACGAACGTGATTACCCCTCTCGCTGGGCAGCGGTGGTTTCGATTGCGGAGAAGATCGGCTGCGTTCCGCAGACGCTGCATGAGTGGGTGAAGAAGGCTGAGGTCGACAGCGGCAAGCGTGCGGGCGTCCCGACCGAGGTAGCCGACAAGATGAAGGCACTGGAGCGCGAGGTCCGCGAGCTGCGACAGGCCAATGAGATCCTGCGCAAGGCATCGGCATATT TTTGCCCAGGCGGAGCTCGACCGCCCGTTCAAGCGATGATCGCGTTCATCGACGATTACCGCGATGCCTATGGGGTCGAGCCGATCTGCCGCGTCCTGCCGATCGCCCCATCCACCTATCACGAGCGCATCGCACAGCGGCAGGATCCGACACGCCTGTCGGCGCGGGCGCAGCGGGATGTCGCGCTGAAGCCCGAGGTCGCGCGCGTATTCGCCGAGAACTTCGCGGTCTACGGCGTGCGCAAGGTCTGGCGGCAGATGATGCGGGAAGGCTTTCCGGTCGCCCGCTGCACAGTCGCGCGGTTGATGCGGGAGATGGGCTTGGCAGGGGTGATCCGGGGCAAGCCGGTGCGCACAACTATCAGTGACAAGGCGGCGCCATGCCCTCTCGATCACGTCAACCGCAGGTTCTACGCACCAGCGCCGAACATGCTGTGGGTGTCGGACTTCACCTACGTCGCGACCTGGGCGGGGTTCGTCTACGTTGCCTTCGTCATCGATACCTATGCTCGGCGGATTGTCGGTTGGCGGGCCAGCAGAACGGCCCATGCCAGCTTCGTGCTCGATGCTCTGGAACAGGCGCTTCACGATCGTCGGCCGGCCCATCGGGGCGGCCTCATCCATCATAGCGATCGCGGGTCGCAATACGTCTCCATCAAGTACACCGAGCGCCTCGCCGAAGCCGGGATAGAACCCTCGGTCGGCAGCGTCGGCGATAGCTATGACAACGCTTTGGCCGAGACGATCAATGGCCTTTACAAGGCTGAGGTGATCCACAGGCGTGGACCATGGCGCAGCTTCGAAGCAGTCGAATATGCCACGCTCGAATGGGTCGACTGGTTCAACCATCGTCGGCTGCTGGAGCCCATCGGCAACATCCCTCCTGCCGAAGCCGAAGAACAATATTATGCTGCCGCGGCCAACATCGATATGGCAGCGTGA